Genomic window (Paenibacillus sp. PK3_47):
GAATTTCCGCAACAAACTGTGAGCAAAAGTATGAATTGCTGAACTCCACCGGCTCCTTGAGCGCAATGCCGATCACACCGAGAATGTTATACAGATATTTTTGGCGGCTGCGGATAAAAATGTGCAGCACCCGCTTCATTTTTTCCACTTCACGTCCGGACACTTTCAGCTCATAGAGGACACAAGTCGTATTCGGGTATTTGCTGAATGTGCCTGTCTTGATATCCTCCCGCACAAATCCGCCGTTCAGCGGGTTGTTCGCGTGCTTCCTCCCGAAGCTGTACAGCTCGGACAACTCCCGGTTAAAGGAGATCGAAGCATGATTATACGGCGCTCTTGTGTAGCCTTGAATGAGTCTCGTAAACAGCGTTCCGGTATTTGTAAGCAGGATATAAACTGAGCATTCCTCTGCCATTTCCAAAATTTCCCCTTATCAAGTTTGAAGGTTTCCTTCATAATGAAAAAGCTGTATCCTTAGATATCTTAACATAAGATCCCTTTTATGGGATCCTATCTCCTGATAAGTTGGTGATTTGCTGGTGAACAGGTCCCTGTTAACATTAGTGCTTATTTTTGCCGCCCTGTCGGTAATCCATCTCATGTATGCGCTGGTCAGCAAGCTGCAGAAGGACAAAGACTATACAGGCATCGGCTTCCGTATCAAGACGTGGTGGGGCATGCTTTTTGTTTTTTGCCTGGCCACCTTGTTCAATCCCGTCGTCTCTTTGCTGTCCTTGATGGCCCTCAGCTTCTTCTCGCTCAAGGAGTATTTCTCCATGATCCGTACGCGAAAAGCCGACCGCAGGCTGTTCCTGTGGGCCTATCTGTCGATTCCGCTGCAGTTCTACTGGATCTATATCGAGTGGTACGGCATGTTTATTGTTTTTATACCCGTCTATGTTTTTCTGCTGCTGCCGCTTCCGCGTGTGATCAACAAAGGTACGCTCGGATTTCTGCGCAGCGTCAGCTCCACCCAGTGGGGCCTTATGCTCATGGTGTTCGGGCTCAGCCACCTCGCCTATTTCCAGTTTGCCACTCCGGAGTACGGGGCGGGACTGGTGCTGTTCCTGGTCGTGCTGACACAGCTTAATGATGCAGTCCACTACCTGGCATCCATCTATTTCGGCAAAAGAAAAATCGTCCCCACAGCCAACCCCAGCCTGACCTGGGAGGGCTTTATCTGTGCTTTTATTGTAACGGCCGCGGTATCGTATCTGACTTATCCGTATCTTACGCCGCTTACGCCGCTGTTCGGCCTTCTGTCCGGAATGCTGATCAGCCTTAGCGGGTTTTTCGGCAGCCTGACCGTATCCGTACTCAAGCGGGACCTGCTGATCGGGGATGACGACAAGTTCGCCGCCCTGAGCAAAAGCTACCTGAGCCGGGTCGACAGTCTGGCCTACACCTCGCCGGTATTTTTCCACGTCATCCGTTATTTCTTTGATTTTATGTAACCTTCCATTCATGTGAGTTGTTTATAATAGACATTCCTTATTGATAAGGGTGTCTATTTTTTATGGATTATTTTTTTCAGGAAAGTGCAGGGTTTCGTAAAAAGGGTTCGTCTATTGGGGTGGGGAAGGAGGAGAGAAGTCATTGATGAAGCGAGCTTGATCGATCAAATCGTAAAGGGTGACCATGCCAGATTCCGTGAAATTATTGACACCTATGGCAGGCATATATACCAGGTGACCTACTCTGTACTTCACCAGGCGCAGGAAGCGGAGGATGCCGCACAGGAAGCCTTTCTGCAAATCTTTAAATCTCTCCCCCAGTACCGTTCGGAAGGCTTCAAAACCTGGATTACCCGCATTGCCCTGCACAAGGCTATAGATGCCAAACGAAGGCTGAACCGCAGAGCAGCGGAGGTTAACGGACCGGACGATGGAGTTCTCCACATCCCCGACCTTCAGGCCGACATTGTACATCAGCTGATGAAAAAAGAGCAGAAGGACATGCTTTTGCAGAAAATATCGTCACTTCCCCCGCAGCACCGGGACATTATCGTAGACTTTTATTTGAACGGCAAAAACTATGAACAGATTGCTGAGCACTCGCAGATTGCGGTCAAAACCGTAGAGTCGAGACTTTACCGGGCGCGGCAGTGGATCAGAACACACTGGAAGGAGACCTCGTGGCATGAATAACCGTGATCAGCAGGACTGGAAAAGATATATACAGGGAGAAATGTCTGATAAGGAGCGGGACGGCATAGATGAACTGCTTCTTGAGGATCAGGAAGCTCTGGACGCCTATCTGAGTGCCTTGGCACAATTCCCGGTGTCGTCACTGCCGGATCAGGATTCTTTTGCAGAACAGGTAATGGCACGAATTGCACCTCCGGATGCAGAGACCGTACCGCAGAAGCGCACACGCTTCCGTATACAAGGCCTGCTTCATCATAAAATGCTCCATTATACTGTCGCAGCCTCCATCACCCTGCTGTTTCTCTCCACTGGCGTATTTGACTGGCTCGCACCCGGACATTTGGAGCTGAATGCCGGAATACAGCAGCCGTACAGTGAGAAGATGGTGGAGAAAGCAACCGGATGGCTGGATGAAATGAAACCAGAGCCTTATAGAAAATAAACATGGAAGGATGGAACCAGCATGCAGCATAACCGCAGCAAAATGATGGCTTTTCTGCTAAACATGATACCGGGTTTGGGCCATTACTATTATAGAAGCCGTGTGAAGGGGTTTATTTACGGCTTTATCTTTTTCGGGCTGGCCGGATTCGGCTTTATTCTGGGGGTGGACGGGGAGGAGGATGTCGCGCTATTTTTCTTATTTATGGCTGCGGTCCTGTGGATGATCAGCATGTTTGATATGGTGATCAAGCTCCTGCGGGAACCGGATGTTCCGGCACATTATCCGCAATATCCGTATTATCCCCATTATCACAGCCAGATGCCGGGTCAGCCGGAAGGAACATTTGAGCCGCCGTTCGGCTATCCTCCGCCTGAGAGCTATGTGTATCCTGAACAAGGGCGGGGACAGGGCAGGGACAGCGAGCGGTTTTATACGATTCTCTTATCCTTCGTCCCCGGCTTGGGGCATTTGCATTTAGGCCTTTTACAGCGCGGTTTATCTTTTCTTATCGGGTTCTTCGGGCTTGCGGTCATGCTGTTCTTTGTTGCTGCCATTTCCGGCCGGGAGATCTTCCTCGTCTTCCTGCTCCTGCTGCCGGTCATGTGGCTGTACTGCATGTTCGATGCGGTCCAGCATGTGAGCCGCAAGCAGGCTGGCGAGATGCTGGAAGACAAGACGTTATTCGAACAGCTTGAGCACGGCAGAAGCACCGGCCAGAGAAGCAAGGTGTTCGCGACTCTGCTGGCAGCTTTTCCCGGAGCGGGACATATGTATCTCGGACTGCAAAAAAGAGGCCTGCAGCTTATGCTGATCTTCCTCGGAAGCATTTATATCCTGGATTTGATGAACCTCTCCTTGTTCCTGTTTCTTATTCCGGTTATATGGTTTTACAGCTTTTTTGACGGCCTGCAGCAGAGCAGCAAATACGGCAAAGAGGTGCTGTATGACAAGCCCGTGATCGAGAGCTGGACCCGGTATCAGGGCTGGGTCGGCTTTGCGCTCCTGTTCCTCGGCGTTTACTATATCCTGATCCGGCTCGTGCTCCCGGAATTCGGCGGACAATTCTATTATGTCATTCATCAGGTACAGTCTAATATGAACACGATCGTCGTTTCGCTGCTGCTGATTGGCGGGGGCATCCATTTGCTGCTGAAGTCACGGAAAAAGAATCACGACGGTGAGGCGTTTCTTAGGGACCTGGAGCGGAAAGCCGAAGCCCCGAACTTTCGTGATCCGCTCAAATAAGCAGAGACAGCAGGAGGTTTATCATCGATGTCTGAAATCTATTATTTGATTATCATTCTGTTATTAGTGGTTTACATTTTCATTTTGCAGAACAAAGTAAGCAGGCTGCAGAGTAAACTAACTCATTTCCCGGCCGCCAGCATGGACTCCAAACTGGACGATGAGGTCAGGACTATGCTTGCGCAGGGGAAATCCAACGTTGAGATCATAAAGCATGTCAGACAGGCGGCCGGGCTGGACCTTCTCCAGGCAAAGTTATACGTGGACCGCATTATGGAACGCAAAGAGTCAGGGTCTGGGGAATGAGTGCAGCGAACTTCAAGCCGGCAGCCTCTCCAGCTAAGTGGAATTTCTCCACCTAATCCTCTGGTAAATATGAGCATTGTAATTTTAGCGGGAAAAAGTCCACTTAAATGTACTGAAATAGTCGCTAAAGACCATTATCCACCCAAATAGCTGGAGAATTTCCAACTAAAGCTCATAAATGCTGAAAAAGGACCGGATTAGGTGGAGTAATTCCCACTAACCTCTTACAGCCGCTCACTGAAGCAGACCTTGCCGCATTGCAGAAGGGTACTGTAAATCAGCCAATCGAACCGCCTCATATCTACCTTTTCATGGGAATCAACAGACCCGCACCATTTGCATCCGCTGCAATTATGTACGCAGTTCCCATCAGGGAATAACAAAGCAGCACGTCCCTTATTCCGGGGACGTGCTGCTTCTTTATGGGCCTTCCCGCTTACATCGGGCTGGTGCCAGTGTCTTCTGTCGCTGCTGCATCAGGTCTTGCTCCCCGGCCGCCCTCAGGTCTGGTGCCTCCGCCGAAGCCTCCCCGGCCGCCCCCGCCCATACCTTGGGTGGCAGTGGTGACTCCGGATTCATTGAGCCAGGTAGTGATGCCTGAGATTTCGAAGGACACTACTTCCGTACCGCCGCTGTAAGCACCGTCTGCATACAGGCCGTCTACGGCTGTGCCGGTCGAAGATCCGCCAGTGGAGAGTGTGTAAGAACCGCCTTGCTTAAGATCAGGAGAGCTGATAACAATCGACCGGTAGCTCTTGGATGGCGCGAAGGTTGCAATGGTATTGCCGTCACTGTCCTTCAAATTGACCAGCTGACCGGCCTCCTGTGATTCGGTAAAGGTCATGGCGACCGAGTATTGGCTGGATGTGTCCGTTGGGGCCTGCAGCATTCCCGCACTGCCTGCTACGACCAGATAACCGCCCGTAGTCTCAAAGGTGCCGTCATAATCCAATCCGCCATTGCCGTCATTGGTGGGACCATTGGTAATTACAGTACCGCCGGACATCAGAATCGAACCGTTCGAATCGAGTCCGTCACCTGCAGCATCTACAGTCAATGTACCGCCGCTGATCGTCAGCATTCCGCTGCCGGAGCTTGCGAACTGGCCGGCTCCGCCCGTGGCCTGATCAGCATTAGTATCGCTGCCGCCTGCTACGTTGACGCCGTCATCAGATGCTACTACATGTGTCTCGCCGCCGGAGATGGTAATGTTCCCGCCTTCAATGCCCTCGTAGCTTTTCGTAATATTGATGACTCCGTCGCTGATGGCTGTCAGGCTGTCCGCATGGATGCCGTCATCACCAGCCGTAATCTGCAAATCACCGTTTGTGATGGAGACATTGCTGTTGCTGTGTACCGAATCATCGGCAGAATCAATCGTGAAGCTGCCGCCGTTAACGGTAAGATCGCCGCCGGCTTTCAGCCCTTTCGCACTGGTGGATTCTGTCTCTGTTGCAGCTGCAGCAGCAGTATCGGCCGCAGCTGCAGATCCGCTGACTGCTGCGGAATCAGCGGCTGCATCATCAGGAATCTCCGGCATATCTGCTGGCGGTTCCGGCATGTCTGCCGGTGGCGCAGGTACACCTGCCGGTGCAGCTGCTGTACCCTCCCCGGCAGGTGCAGCTCCCGGAGCCTGTCCGCGCATTCCGCCGCCCATTTTACCGCCCATACCGCCGTCCATGCCAGGACCGCCCTGGTCGCCTGTCTTCACTTCGGCATTGGCACTGCCTCCGCCGGTAATCAGGTTGTACGTACCGCCGTCGATGACCAGTGACGTTTCGCTCTGAATTCCGTCATTCGCAGCGGTAATATCAAAGGTTCCGCCGGCAATCGCAATGAAACCCTTCTCCGCATCTTCATCATTCGTCGATTTGATGCCGTCACCCTCTGCATTAATCGTAATACTGCCATCCTGTACAGCGATCAGATCCTTACCGACAATCCCGTCATCGGCAGCCTTGACTTCAATTGTGCCGGATACAATCTTCAGGTCGTCTTTACTTGTAATTCCGTCTTTATAGTTAGCGGCCACTGTAAGCTTGCCTGTACCGTTAATAGTCAGATCCGCCTTGCTGAAGATCGCCGCAATCGGCTCATCAGTCGATGCATCATCAAATACATAGTTGGCTCCGTCTGTAACAGAATTGCTTGTACCCTCCTGCAGAGTCATGATCACCTTACCGGCTTCCTTGATGTAGACCGGTGCACTGTCTTTATTGGTCAGCGCAGCACCGTTCAGCACCAGGTGAACGCTGCTTTTGTCCTGAACATCAATGATAAGCTGTCCGTCATTCAGCGTACCGCTGACAACATAGGTCCCTCCGGCCGAAATGGTTACCGCAGAGCCGGAAGCTGCCGCCCCGGAACCGCTCACGGTTGCACCGGTACCATTCAGTGTAATTGCAGTTGTGCTGTCTGCACTCCACGCTGTAGCCGTATCCTCTTCATCAAAGCTCACGAGATCGGCTGTTTTGACATAGGCCAGCTGGACATTTCCTGATGTCCCGCTCTGGGCTGCTGCCGTTACTGCTGCCGTAGTGGCAGCTGAAGCTGACTGATTTGCCGTGTTCCCTGCAGAGCATGCGGTCACCGCAGCTGCCAGCAGCAGAACCATGCCTAATTTACTTCCTAAAATTAATTTACTCATTGTAATCCATCCCTTCAGCTTTTAGTATTCTGTGGTCGTCGGGCTCATTGTCAGCGACAGATCCAGATTCCCGTTGCGGGTACGGATCGCATCCAGAAACTCCTTCTGGCTGATGTGTTCATCGAGAGTGACGCTGTAGACCAGTTCATACAGGCTGCCAAGCTCGGTCGTACGTATTTTTTTCAGCTCATAAGCGACATTGAATCTGTTAAATACTTCGGCGAAGGCTTCTTCATAGCCCAGATTTTCCGGGATGGTGACCTTCAGTGTCTTTTGCATCGTTTTTCTGACGCCAAAACCTGTGCGGTTCAGGATAAACATGATGATGCAGAGAATAATGGTGAACAGGACAGCATATCCGAATGCACCTACGCCGCAGGCAAGCCCGGAGGCCATGGTGAACAGGACAAAGGTGATATCCTTGGGATCGCCGGGCGCGCTTCTGAAGCGGATGATCGAGAACGCTCCCGCCAAGCTGAACGCTCTGGCCACGTTGCTGCCAATCAGGAGAATGATGATGGCTACAATGACCGGCAGCAGCACCATCGTTAAGGTGAAGCTTTGCGAATAACCGGCCGGGCTGGTCTTCATATAAGTCAGGC
Coding sequences:
- a CDS encoding carbohydrate-binding domain-containing protein, with the protein product MSKLILGSKLGMVLLLAAAVTACSAGNTANQSASAATTAAVTAAAQSGTSGNVQLAYVKTADLVSFDEEDTATAWSADSTTAITLNGTGATVSGSGAAASGSAVTISAGGTYVVSGTLNDGQLIIDVQDKSSVHLVLNGAALTNKDSAPVYIKEAGKVIMTLQEGTSNSVTDGANYVFDDASTDEPIAAIFSKADLTINGTGKLTVAANYKDGITSKDDLKIVSGTIEVKAADDGIVGKDLIAVQDGSITINAEGDGIKSTNDEDAEKGFIAIAGGTFDITAANDGIQSETSLVIDGGTYNLITGGGSANAEVKTGDQGGPGMDGGMGGKMGGGMRGQAPGAAPAGEGTAAAPAGVPAPPADMPEPPADMPEIPDDAAADSAAVSGSAAAADTAAAAATETESTSAKGLKAGGDLTVNGGSFTIDSADDSVHSNSNVSITNGDLQITAGDDGIHADSLTAISDGVINITKSYEGIEGGNITISGGETHVVASDDGVNVAGGSDTNADQATGGAGQFASSGSGMLTISGGTLTVDAAGDGLDSNGSILMSGGTVITNGPTNDGNGGLDYDGTFETTGGYLVVAGSAGMLQAPTDTSSQYSVAMTFTESQEAGQLVNLKDSDGNTIATFAPSKSYRSIVISSPDLKQGGSYTLSTGGSSTGTAVDGLYADGAYSGGTEVVSFEISGITTWLNESGVTTATQGMGGGGRGGFGGGTRPEGGRGARPDAAATEDTGTSPM
- a CDS encoding RNA polymerase sigma factor; the encoded protein is MIDQIVKGDHARFREIIDTYGRHIYQVTYSVLHQAQEAEDAAQEAFLQIFKSLPQYRSEGFKTWITRIALHKAIDAKRRLNRRAAEVNGPDDGVLHIPDLQADIVHQLMKKEQKDMLLQKISSLPPQHRDIIVDFYLNGKNYEQIAEHSQIAVKTVESRLYRARQWIRTHWKETSWHE
- a CDS encoding DUF4956 domain-containing protein; translation: MLDSIFTTVSDTAALTFGNAVLTILISLVLGAAISLTYMKTSPAGYSQSFTLTMVLLPVIVAIIILLIGSNVARAFSLAGAFSIIRFRSAPGDPKDITFVLFTMASGLACGVGAFGYAVLFTIILCIIMFILNRTGFGVRKTMQKTLKVTIPENLGYEEAFAEVFNRFNVAYELKKIRTTELGSLYELVYSVTLDEHISQKEFLDAIRTRNGNLDLSLTMSPTTTEY
- a CDS encoding multi-tm2 domain protein — encoded protein: MQHNRSKMMAFLLNMIPGLGHYYYRSRVKGFIYGFIFFGLAGFGFILGVDGEEDVALFFLFMAAVLWMISMFDMVIKLLREPDVPAHYPQYPYYPHYHSQMPGQPEGTFEPPFGYPPPESYVYPEQGRGQGRDSERFYTILLSFVPGLGHLHLGLLQRGLSFLIGFFGLAVMLFFVAAISGREIFLVFLLLLPVMWLYCMFDAVQHVSRKQAGEMLEDKTLFEQLEHGRSTGQRSKVFATLLAAFPGAGHMYLGLQKRGLQLMLIFLGSIYILDLMNLSLFLFLIPVIWFYSFFDGLQQSSKYGKEVLYDKPVIESWTRYQGWVGFALLFLGVYYILIRLVLPEFGGQFYYVIHQVQSNMNTIVVSLLLIGGGIHLLLKSRKKNHDGEAFLRDLERKAEAPNFRDPLK
- a CDS encoding phosphatidate cytidylyltransferase; the protein is MNRSLLTLVLIFAALSVIHLMYALVSKLQKDKDYTGIGFRIKTWWGMLFVFCLATLFNPVVSLLSLMALSFFSLKEYFSMIRTRKADRRLFLWAYLSIPLQFYWIYIEWYGMFIVFIPVYVFLLLPLPRVINKGTLGFLRSVSSTQWGLMLMVFGLSHLAYFQFATPEYGAGLVLFLVVLTQLNDAVHYLASIYFGKRKIVPTANPSLTWEGFICAFIVTAAVSYLTYPYLTPLTPLFGLLSGMLISLSGFFGSLTVSVLKRDLLIGDDDKFAALSKSYLSRVDSLAYTSPVFFHVIRYFFDFM